From a single Hippoglossus stenolepis isolate QCI-W04-F060 chromosome 2, HSTE1.2, whole genome shotgun sequence genomic region:
- the lgalsla gene encoding galectin-related protein, with product MTETHRVTGQSRRRWGIPQRSVADGSEASVRSADPDDHRRLVVPFRGHITGGMRPGKKVVMVGVVDSRPDRFYVALTCGRGTSREPPPDVALELCVRFPDRQVLRRACVSGSWGDVDTSVPFFPFIREQPFKMEIQCEQSRFRVFVDGQKLFDFHHRLTALGDVDTLWIKGHVSVTKLA from the exons atgactgaaacacacagagtgacaggacagagcaggagg agatGGGGCATTCCACAGCGGAGTGTGGCCGATGGAAGTGAAGCCAGCGTCCGCTCAGCTGATCCAGATGATCACAGACGTCTg gtggttccgttcagaggtcACATCACAGGTGGGATGCGGCCGGGGAAGAAGGTGGTGATGGTGGGCGTGGTCGACTCTCGCCCCGACAG GTTCTACGTCGCCCTGACATGTGGCCGCGGGACGTCCAGGGAGCCACCGCCTGATGTCGCCCTGGAGCTCTGCGTTCGATTCCCAGACCGACAAGTCCTGCGCCGGGCGTGTGTGTCCGGGTCCTGGGGAGACGTCGACACATCGGTTCCCTTCTTCCCCTTCATCAGAGAGCAGCCGTTCAAG ATGGAGATCCAGTGTGAGCAGAGTCGGTTCCGTGTGTTTGTGGACGGACAGAAGCTGTTTGACTTTCACCACAGACTCACGGCACTCGGCGATGTCGACACGCTGTGGATCAAAGGTCACGTCAGCGTCACCAAACTGGCGTGA
- the LOC118099382 gene encoding myelin and lymphocyte protein, which yields MASSTATMGNLPRGIGICTTIPDILYLPELIFGGLVWILVACTLVVPANPQGWVMFVSVFCFVMTFIWMLVFTCGGHHNRGSWAAADFAYHGIAAFFYLSASVALAKVTLEMKDGTKLQNYQLDISAVVFSYVATLLYFIHTILSAIRWKSF from the exons ATGGCCTCCAGCACCGCCACCATGGGAAACCTCCCCCGCGGGATCGGAATATGTACGACCATCCCCGACATCCTCTACCTGCCAGAACTG ATCTTCGGCGGCCTGGTGTGGATCCTGGTGGCGTGCACGCTGGTGGTGCCGGCGAATCCTCAGGGCTGGGTCATGTTCGTCTCCGTCTTCTGCTTCGTCATGACCTTCATCTGGATGCTGGTGTTCACCTGCGGGGGTCATCACAACAGAGGCAGCTGGGCCGCAGCA gACTTTGCGTATCACGGCATCGCCGCCTTCTTCTACCTCAGCGCCTCAGTGGCTTTGGCCAAAGTGACTCTGGAGATGAAGGACGGGACAAAGTTACAGAACTATCAGCTGGACATCTCTGCAGTG gTTTTCTCGTACGTGGCGACTTTGCTCTACTTCATCCACACCATCCTGTCGGCCATCCGGTGGAAATCCTTCTAG
- the pgap4 gene encoding transmembrane protein 246, which translates to MPRWKAFFSHYLRWSSTVTQALVLSVITFCIVLPLCCHQLLYSYFFMKSVYLDSMSEDVLQDSLNQGQDALRFWQSASTTGARSSRFRSIAQHPELLVTIVTVRRKEGRDFHYLLQVMQQLSGIVGGCGERRCAELLVCDVESGPQENQDAKLLENHFRVVRRSPQEQQAAREPINTFEREKRDYVFCVRKGWELVKPQNMVVLEDDALPREDFFRVVKDLLSRRFSLQTLYIKLYHPERLQRYWNPEPYRILEWVGLGLVGATALLLSFAYWNPFSFSFTLSVGHLLFFTLYFMAAVELLGRHYVLEVRRLSPQLYAVSPATECCTPAMLYPGNASLRVAEYLDGSFCVKGNAKDMVLYQMARTIPGETSHSVEPNLVTHIGAYSSVRPNPFKPKLL; encoded by the coding sequence ATGCCTCGATGGAAAGCGTTCTTCAGTCACTACTTGCGATGGTCCAGCACCGTCACTCAGGCCCTCGTCCTGTCCGTCATCACGTTTTGCATTGTTCTGCCTCTGTGCTGCCACCAGCTGCTTTACTCTTACTTCTTCATGAAGTCCGTGTACTTGGACTCCATGAGTGAGGACGTCCTGCAGGACAGTCTCAACCAAGGTCAGGATGCGCTGCGCTTCTGGCAGAGCGCTTCCACCACAGGGGCGCGGTCTTCCAGGTTCCGCAGCATCGCCCAGCATCCTGAGCTGCTGGTCACCATAGTGACAGTCAGGCGGAAGGAAGGACGCGACTTCCACTACTTGCTCCAGGTGATGCAGCAGCTGAGCGGCATTGTGGGAGGCTGTGGGGAGCGGCGGtgtgcagagctgctggttTGTGATGTGGAAAGCGGTCCCCAGGAAAACCAGGATGCCAAGCTGCTGGAGAATCACTTCAGGGTGGTCCGGCGCTCGCCTCAGGAGCAGCAGGCGGCCCGGGAACCCATTAATACCTttgagagggagaagagggattACGTCTTCTGTGTCCGCAAGGGGTGGGAGCTGGTGAAGCCCCAAAACATGGTTGTCCTCGAGGATGATGCGTTGCCCAGAGAAGATTTTTTCAGAGTTGTAAAGGACCTTTTGTCACGTCGCTTCTCCCTTCAGACTCTTTACATCAAGCTCTATCACCCTGAGAGGCTGCAGCGCTACTGGAACCCTGAGCCTTACCGCATCCTAGAGTGGGTGGGGCTCGGGCTGGTCGGAGCAAcagctctcctcctcagctttGCTTACTGGAaccccttctctttctccttcacccTGTCGGTTggccacctcctcttcttcacccttTACTTCATGGCTGCTGTGGAGCTTCTGGGGCGGCACTACGTCCTGGAGGTGCGGAGACTCTCCCCACAGCTCTACGCCGTCTCCCCGGCCACCGAGTGCTGCACCCCGGCCATGCTCTACCCCGGCAACGCCTCACTTAGGGTGGCCGAGTATCTGGACGGCTCGTTCTGTGTCAAGGGGAATGCCAAAGACATGGTTCTGTATCAGATGGCGAGGACGATCCCTGGGGAAACGTCTCACAGTGTGGAGCCCAACCTCGTTACCCACATCGGGGCCTATTCCTCGGTCAGGCCCAACCCATTTAAGCCCAAACTCCTCTGA
- the tpcn3 gene encoding two pore segment channel 3 isoform X1, which translates to MMSEEEEKSEKTRESEGREEEIKNRGNPEKSTEDLDLASIYVSDAQYNRNICLDTSPRAVKLYLLYNHWFLKVLLYFFILVDLSLAVFEEPAVLPLPSWATMLVELLCLLVFTVRLVHYAKVIPRDKFWKDAKNICIIVVLMLTLVDMIIYGALRAADCYALRWSRVLRPLLLVNVTEGRQLRRAFRSIRNALPQIFYVFLLFMFSVLIFSLMALKLLGKRGLKTIDGSPYFTNYLEIVFDLYVLVTTANSPDIMMPAYNSSFIFAIFFIVYILINTYIFMSVFLAVVYNNYKKYLKEEMRQLVRAKRHKMVRAFAVLQEPSGEGVEPVVTQANWNQVVRLVRPDISNAHRELLWSVSDNKNQGFIGKVAFVQLADLLNIEVITLKSRPHPLHRLCPTLYLSGPSRLLCRLVQHRAFVIMYDLIILVNAVFIGLDEENPLIANSEWVFLALYLLEILLKLYVFEPRAFFSRHNFWNWFDTIIVVSALIATIVNSAMKSSGGYTSRQILDIVFILRVLRLIRVVDSIQRFRTIINTLIRIGPAILTFGQLILVVYYVFAMVGMELFKDKVKFYEDPNDPEKFYCGNARLRGTAFAHLNYCKNNFNNVVSSFILLVELTVVNQWHVLSSGFAIVTHMSARIFFVLFHILVVIVIINIFVAFVLEAFFVEYSLEKSDLQTSLEKKIAELELAVEQEKLQENLVNAMETIDNDLGTGQSAASNKPTLMFKIASKRYRTVDALLQRMFEADLDPEDFAENDDAQGDGNFANPSFSSV; encoded by the exons ATGATgtcggaggaagaagagaaaagcgAAAAGACTCGTGAGtctgaaggaagagaagaagaaataaagaacagAGGGAACCCGGAGAAAAGCACAGAG gatcTGGACCTGGCTTCTATCTACGTGTCGGACGCTCAGTACAACAGAAACATCTGCTTGGACACGTCTCCTCGGGCTGTGAA actCTATCTTCTCTATAACCACTGGTTTCTGAAGGTTCTGCTCTACTTCTTCATCCTGGTCGATCTGTCTCTGGCCGTCTTCGAGGAGCCGGCCGTCCTCCCTCTGCCTTCGTGG GCCACCATGTTGGTGGAGCTGCTCTGTTTGCTGGTCTTCACCGTTCGACTGGTTCACTACGCCAAGGTCATCCCCCGGGACAAGTTCTGGAAAGACGCCAAAAACATCTGCATCATTGTCGTCCTCATG CTGACTCTCGTCGATATGATCATCTACGGAGCGCTGAGAGCTGCCGACTGTTACGCCCTCCGCTGGTCCAGAGTCCTGCGCCCGCTCCTATTGGTCAACGTCACAGAGGGACGGCAG CTCCGCAGGGCGTTCAGAAGCATCCGGAACGCTCTGCCTCAGATTTTCTACGTCTTCCTGCTCTTCATGTTCAGCGtcctcatcttctccctcaTGGCTCTGAAGCTTCTGGGTAAACG AGGTCTGAAGACCATTGACGGATCTCCGTACTTCACCAACTACCTGGAGATCGTCTTTGACCTGTACGTCCTCGTCACCACGGCCAACAGCCCCGACATCAT GATGCCGGCGTACAACTCCAGCTTCATCTTCGCCATCTTCTTCATCGTGTACATCCTCATCAACACCTACATCTTCATGTCCGTCTTCTTGGCCGTCgtctacaacaactacaaaaaaTACCTGAAG GAGGAGATGCGGCAGCTGGTCAGGGCCAAAAGGCACAAGATGGTGCGAGCGTTTGCCGTCCTGCAGGAGCCAAGCGGGGAGGGGGTTGAACCCGTGGTGACCCAGGCCAACTGGAACCAAGTGGTACGACTGGTCCGGCCCGATATTAGCAACGCCCACAGAGAGCTGCTGTGGAGCGTCTCCGACAACAAGAACCAGGGGTTCATCG GTAAAGTGGCGTTCGTCCAGCTGGCCGACCTCCTGAACATCGAGGTTATCACACTCAAGTCGAGACCGCACCCACTTCACCGTTTGTGCCCCACCCTCTACCTATCGGGGCCCAGCCGTCTACTCTGCCGATTGGTCCAAcacag GGCCTTTGTGATCATGTACGACCTCATCATCCTGGTGAACGCCGTCTTCATCGGGCTGGACGAGGAGAATCCGCTGATCGCCAACTCAGAGTGGGTTTTTCTGGCTCTCTACCTGCTGGAGATCCTCCTGAAGCTCTACGTGTTCGAGCCCAGAGCGTTCTTCTCCAGACACAACTTCTGGAACTG GTTCGACACCATCATCGTCGTGTCTGCTCTCATCGCGACGATCGTCAACTCGGCCATGAAGTCAT CTGGAGGTTACACCAGCCGTCAGATCCTGGACATCGTCTTCATCCTGCGGGTCCTCAGGCTGATCCGGGTGGTGGACAGCATCCAAAG GTTTCGTACGATCATCAACACCCTGATCAGGATCGGACCAGCGATCCTCACGTTCGGACAACTCATCCTC GTGGTGTACTACGTCTTTGCCATGGTGGGGATGGAGCTGTTTAAAGACAAGGTGAAGTTTTACGAGGACCCCAACGACCCGGAGAAGTTCTACTGTGGAAACGCTCGACTGAGAGGAACGGCCTTCGCTCACCTCAACTACTGcaaaaacaacttcaacaacGTGGTGTCGTCCTTCATCCTGCTGGTGGAGCTGACTGTGGTCAACCAGTGGCACG TGCTCAGCAGCGGCTTCGCCATCGTCACCCACATGTCGGCCAGGATCTTCTTCGTCCTCTTCCACATCTTGgtcgtcatcgtcatcatcaa CATCTTTGTGGCGTTTGTCCTCGAGGCGTTCTTCGTGGAATACTCGTTGGAGAAAAGCGACCTGCAGACGTCTCTGGAGAAGAAGATCGCGGAACTGGAGCTGGCTGTGGAGCA ggagaagctgcaggaaaaccTGGTGAACGCCATGGAAACCATTGACAACGACCTGGGTACCGGCCAATCAGCGGCATCCAACAAACCGACCCTGATGTTTAAAATCGCTTCAAAAA GATATCGGACGGTGGACGCCTTGTTGCAGCGGATGTTTGAGGCCGACCTCGACCCAGAGGACTTTGCTGAGAACGATGACGCTCAGGGCGACGGGAACTTTGCGAACCCGTCGTTCAGCTCCgtgtaa
- the tpcn3 gene encoding two pore segment channel 3 isoform X2: protein MLPRQRLFRQKVFSWCLSDSEASDHFRLTLVDMIIYGALRAADCYALRWSRVLRPLLLVNVTEGRQLRRAFRSIRNALPQIFYVFLLFMFSVLIFSLMALKLLGKRGLKTIDGSPYFTNYLEIVFDLYVLVTTANSPDIMMPAYNSSFIFAIFFIVYILINTYIFMSVFLAVVYNNYKKYLKEEMRQLVRAKRHKMVRAFAVLQEPSGEGVEPVVTQANWNQVVRLVRPDISNAHRELLWSVSDNKNQGFIGKVAFVQLADLLNIEVITLKSRPHPLHRLCPTLYLSGPSRLLCRLVQHRAFVIMYDLIILVNAVFIGLDEENPLIANSEWVFLALYLLEILLKLYVFEPRAFFSRHNFWNWFDTIIVVSALIATIVNSAMKSSGGYTSRQILDIVFILRVLRLIRVVDSIQRFRTIINTLIRIGPAILTFGQLILVVYYVFAMVGMELFKDKVKFYEDPNDPEKFYCGNARLRGTAFAHLNYCKNNFNNVVSSFILLVELTVVNQWHVLSSGFAIVTHMSARIFFVLFHILVVIVIINIFVAFVLEAFFVEYSLEKSDLQTSLEKKIAELELAVEQEKLQENLVNAMETIDNDLGTGQSAASNKPTLMFKIASKRYRTVDALLQRMFEADLDPEDFAENDDAQGDGNFANPSFSSV from the exons ATGTTGCCTCGTCAGCGACTCTTCAGGCAGAAAGTCTTTTCCTGGTGCCTCAGTGACTCCGAGGCTTCCGATCACTTCAGG CTGACTCTCGTCGATATGATCATCTACGGAGCGCTGAGAGCTGCCGACTGTTACGCCCTCCGCTGGTCCAGAGTCCTGCGCCCGCTCCTATTGGTCAACGTCACAGAGGGACGGCAG CTCCGCAGGGCGTTCAGAAGCATCCGGAACGCTCTGCCTCAGATTTTCTACGTCTTCCTGCTCTTCATGTTCAGCGtcctcatcttctccctcaTGGCTCTGAAGCTTCTGGGTAAACG AGGTCTGAAGACCATTGACGGATCTCCGTACTTCACCAACTACCTGGAGATCGTCTTTGACCTGTACGTCCTCGTCACCACGGCCAACAGCCCCGACATCAT GATGCCGGCGTACAACTCCAGCTTCATCTTCGCCATCTTCTTCATCGTGTACATCCTCATCAACACCTACATCTTCATGTCCGTCTTCTTGGCCGTCgtctacaacaactacaaaaaaTACCTGAAG GAGGAGATGCGGCAGCTGGTCAGGGCCAAAAGGCACAAGATGGTGCGAGCGTTTGCCGTCCTGCAGGAGCCAAGCGGGGAGGGGGTTGAACCCGTGGTGACCCAGGCCAACTGGAACCAAGTGGTACGACTGGTCCGGCCCGATATTAGCAACGCCCACAGAGAGCTGCTGTGGAGCGTCTCCGACAACAAGAACCAGGGGTTCATCG GTAAAGTGGCGTTCGTCCAGCTGGCCGACCTCCTGAACATCGAGGTTATCACACTCAAGTCGAGACCGCACCCACTTCACCGTTTGTGCCCCACCCTCTACCTATCGGGGCCCAGCCGTCTACTCTGCCGATTGGTCCAAcacag GGCCTTTGTGATCATGTACGACCTCATCATCCTGGTGAACGCCGTCTTCATCGGGCTGGACGAGGAGAATCCGCTGATCGCCAACTCAGAGTGGGTTTTTCTGGCTCTCTACCTGCTGGAGATCCTCCTGAAGCTCTACGTGTTCGAGCCCAGAGCGTTCTTCTCCAGACACAACTTCTGGAACTG GTTCGACACCATCATCGTCGTGTCTGCTCTCATCGCGACGATCGTCAACTCGGCCATGAAGTCAT CTGGAGGTTACACCAGCCGTCAGATCCTGGACATCGTCTTCATCCTGCGGGTCCTCAGGCTGATCCGGGTGGTGGACAGCATCCAAAG GTTTCGTACGATCATCAACACCCTGATCAGGATCGGACCAGCGATCCTCACGTTCGGACAACTCATCCTC GTGGTGTACTACGTCTTTGCCATGGTGGGGATGGAGCTGTTTAAAGACAAGGTGAAGTTTTACGAGGACCCCAACGACCCGGAGAAGTTCTACTGTGGAAACGCTCGACTGAGAGGAACGGCCTTCGCTCACCTCAACTACTGcaaaaacaacttcaacaacGTGGTGTCGTCCTTCATCCTGCTGGTGGAGCTGACTGTGGTCAACCAGTGGCACG TGCTCAGCAGCGGCTTCGCCATCGTCACCCACATGTCGGCCAGGATCTTCTTCGTCCTCTTCCACATCTTGgtcgtcatcgtcatcatcaa CATCTTTGTGGCGTTTGTCCTCGAGGCGTTCTTCGTGGAATACTCGTTGGAGAAAAGCGACCTGCAGACGTCTCTGGAGAAGAAGATCGCGGAACTGGAGCTGGCTGTGGAGCA ggagaagctgcaggaaaaccTGGTGAACGCCATGGAAACCATTGACAACGACCTGGGTACCGGCCAATCAGCGGCATCCAACAAACCGACCCTGATGTTTAAAATCGCTTCAAAAA GATATCGGACGGTGGACGCCTTGTTGCAGCGGATGTTTGAGGCCGACCTCGACCCAGAGGACTTTGCTGAGAACGATGACGCTCAGGGCGACGGGAACTTTGCGAACCCGTCGTTCAGCTCCgtgtaa